One stretch of Malus domestica chromosome 14, GDT2T_hap1 DNA includes these proteins:
- the LOC103424357 gene encoding ABC transporter G family member 15-like encodes MAEGSSDYYGDQRLKENNNSGSAAGAGKYLVWEDITVAAANLKNGATSRKLLNGISGYAEPDRMMALMGPSGSGKSTLLDALAGRLPANVKVSGDVVLNGNKRSRNCTDISYVTQEDFFLGSLTVRETLTYSAHIRLPCKMTKEEKNRVVENTITKMGLQDCAGSNIGNWHLRGLSNGEKRRLSICIEILTQPHVLLLDEPTSGLDSSSSFFVIWALRNIACDGRIVICSIHQPSIDVFNLFNDLLLLAGGETVYFGEAKMAIKFFTDAGFPCPTQKNPPDHFLRCISSDFDKVLAALMLSQRINCASTDSLISQKNLTTDEIKGKLINAYKSSAFSTDARKRIREILLTERPAEPSNKGSSAIWWKQLCTLISRSSINMSRDIGYYWLRSVFYILIAVSAGSFFFHIGTNNQAIVARGKCDGFIYGLMICLSIGGIPFVIEELKVFRQERLGGHYGEALFVLSNFLSSLPFVVAMAFSSGTILYNMVKFHSGFSHYLYFCINLFCCIAVTEGTALIVAAVVPNLLMGIGAAAGITVFMMMPSLLFRRLIDLPKIFWRYPMSYLSYAAWSIQGQYKNDMIGLEFDPLVAGDPKLKGEDVLLHLYGISPDVSKWWDLAALACLLLCVRIIFYLVLKYKERASLSIQRLYAKATFQHHPKRDSLKKEQFVSNSKRHRTLNSLSSQEGLGSPLP; translated from the exons ATGGCAGAGGGGTCGAGTGATTATTATGGAGATCAGCGACTGAAAGAGAATAATAATAGTGGATCAGCTGCAGGTGCAGGAAAGTACTTGGTGTGGGAAGATATAACGGTGGCGGCGGCGAACTTGAAAAATGGTGCAACGTCGAGAAAGTTGCTAAATGGGATTAGTGGCTACGCTGAACCTGACCGGATGATGGCACTCATGGGTCCTTCTGGCTCTGGAAAATCAACCTTACTTGATGCCTTGGCTG GGAGGCTTCCGGCAAATGTCAAAGTGTCTGGGGATGTAGTACTGAATGGGAACAAAAGAAGCAGAAACTGCACAGATATT TCATATGTAACTCAAGAAGATTTTTTCCTGGGATCACTTACAGTCAGAGAAACCCTAACATATTCAGCTCATATAAGGCTCCCGTGTAAAATGACTAAAGAGGAGAAGAATAGGGTGGTAGAAAACACTATCACAAAAATGGGGCTTCAAGATTGCGCTGGAAGCAACATCGGAAATTGGCATTTGAGAGGCTTAAGTAATGGAGAAAAGAGGAGACTCAGCATATGTATTGAAATACTTACACAACCTCATGTATTGTTGCTTGATGAACCCACCAGTGGCCTTGACAGcagttcttctttctttgtaatATGGGCTTTGAGAAACATTGCTTGTGACGGAAGAATAGTCATTTGCTCTATTCACCAACCTAGTATCGATGTCTTCAATCTCTTCAATGATCTGCTCCTCTTAGCAGGAGGTGAAACTGTTTATTTTGGAGAAGCAAAGATGGCCATAAAG TTCTTTACTGATGCCGGATTTCCTTGTCCAACACAAAAAAATCCTCCAGACCACTTCCTTCGATGTATTAGTTCAGACTTTGACAAAGTTCTAGCAGCTCTTATGCTATCTCAAAGAATCAATTGT GCATCTACAGACTCCTTAATTTCCCAAAAGAACTTGACAACAGATGAGATCAAAGGAAAGCTAATCAATGCGTACAAGTCGTCTGCATTTTCAACAGACGCAAGGAAAAGGATCCGAGAAATCTTGCTCACT GAAAGACCTGCAGAACCATCAAACAAGGGAAGTAGTGCCATATGGTGGAAGCAGCTATGCACATTGATCAGTCGATCTTCAATAAACATGTCTAGAGATATTGGGTACTACTGGTTAAGGAGTGTGTTCTACATACTAATTGCAGTGAGTGCTGGCTCTTTCTTCTTCCACATTGGAACAAACAATCAAGCAATTGTGGCAAGAGGAAAGTGTGATGGTTTCATATATGGCCTCATGATTTGCCTGTCTATTGGAGGCATACCCTTTGTTATCGAAGAATTAAAG GTATTTAGACAGGAAAGACTAGGTGGGCATTACGGGGAAGCTCTGTTTGTGCTTTCCAACTTCCTCTCCTCACTCCCTTTCGTGGTTGCCATGGCTTTCTCTTCTGGAACAATACTATACAACATGGTCAAATTTCACTCAGGATTCTCCCATTACTTATATTTTTGCATCAATCTTTTCTGCTGCATTGCTGTCACGGAAGGAACCGCATTGATTGTGGCTGCAGTGGTTCCAAACCTCTTGATGGGCATTGGAGCTGCAGCTGGCATAACT GTATTCATGATGATGCCATCTCTTCTTTTCCGGAGGCTGATTGACCTTCCAAAAATCTTTTGGCGATacccaatgtcatacctcagcTACGCAGCATGGTCAATACAG GGTCAGTATAAGAATGACATGATTGGGCTGGAATTTGACCCTCTGGTGGCTGGAGATCCAAAGTTGAAAGGTGAGGATGTACTCCTTCACTTGTATGGGATAAGCCCTGATGTTTCCAAATGGTGGGACTTGGCTGCTTTGGCATGCTTGTTACTTTGTGTACGGATCATCTTTTACTTGGTGCTCAAGTACAAAGAAAGAGCCTCATTGTCTATACAGAGACTTTATGCCAAAGCAACATTCCAACACCATCCCAAAAGAGATTCATTGAAGAAGGAGCAATTTGTCTCCAATTCCAAGAGACACCGAACCCTAAATTCGTTATCTTCTCAAGAGGGTCTTGGATCACCACTTCCATAG